A section of the Halopiger aswanensis genome encodes:
- a CDS encoding uracil-xanthine permease family protein: MTGDDAAGDGAARDDIEYGIDDRPPLGESFVLGVQHYLTMVGANIAVPLILAAAMGMPDDVTAQFIGTFFVVSGIATLAQTTFGNRYPIVQGAPFSMLAPALAIITVVTVGGVGGGDWQTALVQLQGAIIVAATVEVLMGYLGLVGKLRRFLSPVVIAPTIMLIGLSLFSAPQITAQEQSWWLLALTLGLILLFSQYLDVKHRAFKLYPVILALVIAWAVAAALSATGVIVDGHPAYVPLGDVTDTQRFLPIYPFQWGAPQFTTAFIVGMFAGVLASIVESIGDYYAVANLTGSGAPSERRINHGIGMEGLMNVFAGIMGTAGSTSYSENIGAIGLTGVASRYVVQLGALVMLFVGFIGYFGQLIATIPDPIVGGLFIAMFGQIVAVGVSNLRHVDLESSRNTFIVGFALFVGLAIPAYMGNFESTIAFREAIGLEATLASLPIWAEAVVQVAVDTVYIIGSTGMAVGGLAALILDNTIAGSREERGLAHWDRITEDESEFDSFWDRWLGTGSASSVDSGRSD; encoded by the coding sequence ATGACGGGGGACGACGCGGCCGGCGATGGGGCCGCCAGGGACGATATCGAGTACGGGATCGACGACCGGCCGCCGCTGGGCGAATCGTTCGTCCTCGGCGTGCAACACTACCTGACGATGGTCGGGGCGAACATCGCCGTCCCGCTGATTCTGGCGGCGGCGATGGGGATGCCGGACGACGTCACCGCGCAGTTTATCGGCACCTTCTTCGTCGTTTCGGGGATCGCGACGCTGGCCCAGACGACGTTCGGGAACCGCTACCCGATCGTGCAGGGCGCGCCGTTCTCGATGCTCGCGCCGGCGCTGGCGATCATCACCGTCGTGACCGTGGGCGGCGTCGGCGGCGGGGACTGGCAGACCGCCTTAGTCCAGTTGCAGGGCGCGATCATCGTCGCCGCGACGGTCGAAGTACTGATGGGGTATCTCGGCCTCGTCGGCAAACTCCGGCGGTTCCTCTCGCCGGTCGTCATCGCCCCGACGATCATGCTCATCGGTCTCTCGCTGTTTAGCGCGCCACAGATCACCGCACAGGAACAGAGTTGGTGGCTTCTGGCACTGACGCTCGGGCTGATCCTGCTGTTCTCGCAGTACCTCGACGTCAAACACCGGGCGTTCAAACTGTATCCGGTTATCCTGGCGCTCGTGATCGCCTGGGCCGTCGCCGCGGCGCTGTCGGCGACCGGCGTGATCGTCGACGGGCACCCGGCCTACGTCCCGCTCGGTGACGTCACCGACACGCAGCGGTTCCTGCCGATCTACCCGTTCCAGTGGGGCGCACCGCAGTTTACGACCGCGTTCATCGTCGGGATGTTCGCCGGCGTCCTCGCCTCGATCGTCGAGAGCATCGGCGACTACTACGCGGTCGCGAACCTGACCGGGTCCGGCGCGCCGAGCGAACGGCGGATCAACCACGGCATCGGCATGGAGGGGCTAATGAACGTCTTCGCGGGCATCATGGGCACCGCCGGCTCGACCTCCTACTCCGAGAACATCGGCGCGATCGGGCTCACCGGCGTCGCCTCCCGCTACGTCGTCCAGTTGGGCGCGCTCGTCATGCTGTTCGTCGGGTTCATCGGCTACTTCGGGCAACTGATCGCGACGATTCCCGACCCCATCGTCGGCGGCCTCTTCATCGCCATGTTCGGCCAGATCGTCGCCGTCGGCGTCTCCAACCTGCGCCACGTCGACCTCGAGTCCTCGCGGAACACGTTCATCGTCGGCTTCGCCCTGTTCGTCGGGCTGGCGATCCCCGCCTACATGGGCAACTTCGAGAGCACGATCGCGTTCCGCGAGGCCATCGGCCTCGAGGCCACGCTCGCCTCGCTGCCGATCTGGGCCGAGGCGGTCGTTCAGGTGGCCGTCGACACCGTCTACATCATCGGCTCGACCGGGATGGCCGTCGGCGGGCTCGCCGCACTGATTCTCGACAACACGATCGCCGGCTCGCGCGAGGAACGCGGCCTCGCACACTGGGACCGGATCACCGAAGACGAATCCGAGTTCGACTCCTTCTGGGACCGCTGGCTCGGCACCGGCAGTGCCTCGAGCGTCGACTCCGGGCGAAGCGACTGA